Proteins from a single region of Choloepus didactylus isolate mChoDid1 chromosome 10, mChoDid1.pri, whole genome shotgun sequence:
- the LOC119505139 gene encoding zinc finger protein 705A-like encodes MKPVESVTFNDVAINFTKEEWAMLDMNQRKMFRDVMLENINHLVFMGYQVCISEVLLQSEQGELWREGLRFLQVQSPGRETDHKKEEMITMQHIPKKGTSTNQTKISHTEEDPLESNDMKEYFTHSTMTDMGKKPNVNKQFQRVLNYSFIGQNKKMQTECKSYNCHLCGKVFRCSSGLRQLEKIHTGEKPYDYHLCRKDFTGSSALRQHERIHTVEDPYICHLCENSFSQSSNFRQHLRIHNVEKLYACHRCGKDFMDSTTLRQSERTHTEVKAYVCHVCGKDFTDSSTLRLPKRIHTGEKPYVCNMCGKSFSHCGTLRQHERTHTGEKLNFSELQETTETPKQKYSEKGETVEIVEDVIVQN; translated from the exons ATGAAACCAGTG gaatcagtgaccttcaatgatgtagctatcaactttaccaaggaagagtgggccatgctggacatgaaccagagaaagatgttcagagatgttatgtTGGAAAATATCAATCATCTGGTGTTCATGG GGTATCAGGTCTGCATATCAGAAGTGCTTTTACAGTCAGAACAAGGtgaactgtggagagaaggattaaggtttctccaagtacagagTCCAG GCAGGGAAActgaccataaaaaagaagaaatgataaccatGCAACATATCCCTAAGAAGGGCACATCTACCAACCAGACAAAG ATTTCTCACACTGAAGAGGATCCCCTTGAAAGTAATGATATGAAAGAATATTTCACCCACTCCACAatgactgacatgggaaagaaacccaatgtaaacaaacaatttcaaagagttctcaattattcattcattggtcaaaataagaaaatgcaaactGAATGTAAGTCATATAactgtcatctatgtggaaaagtcttcagatgtagttctggccttagacaacttgagaaaatacacactggagaaaagccatatgaCTACCATCTATGTCGGAAAGACTTCACTGGTAGTTCTGCACtcagacaacatgaaagaattcacactgtggAGGATCCATATATCTGCCATCTATGTGAGAATTCCTTCAGTCAAAGTTCAAACTTTAGGCAACATTTAAGAATTCACAATGTGGAGAAACTATATGCTTGCCATAGATGTGGGAAAGATTTCATGGATAGTACCACTCTCAGACAATCTGAGAGAACTCATACTGAAGTAAAAGCATAtgtctgccatgtatgtgggaaagacttcactgatagtTCTACACTCAGACTGCCtaagagaattcacactggggagaaaccatatgtctgcaatatgtgtgggaaatccttcagtcattgtggtacccttaggcaacatgaaagaactcacactggggagaaactcaat